The Deltaproteobacteria bacterium genome contains the following window.
CCCGCCTGCGAAGTGATTCCCGCCCATGTGTGGACCCCGTGGTTTTCGGTGCTGGGAGTATCGTCGGGATTTCAGTCACTAGAGGAATGTTACGGTGCGGATGTCCGCCATATTCGTGCGGTAGAAACGGGGCTTTCCTCTGACCCAGCAATGAACTGGCGAGTGTCGTTTCTTGATCACGTTGCTTTGATCTCTAACTCAGATGCGCATTCACCGCGGAAACTTGCACGAGAAGCGAATATCTTGAATTGTGCTCTTCGCTACACTGACGTTTGTGAAGCGCTCACGAGTCGTGATCCGCAACAGTTTCTCCATACGCTTGAGTTTTTCCCCCAAGAAGGCAAGTATCATCTTGACGGTCATCGGCCATGTCAGGTGTGTCTGGCACCACACGAAACAAGAGCAGCGTCAGGGCGCTGTCCACGTTGCGGTAAGAAAATCACAGTGGGGGTCCTCCACCGCATCGAAGCGCTGGCCGATCGCGACGTGGGCTATGCTCCAGCGCTGCCGATTCCGTCACGCTACCTCCTGCCACTCGAAGAAATCATCGCAGCTGCCGTCGGACAACGGACCAATACCAAGAAGGTGAACGTTGAGTATGATCGTCTGCTCGATCGCTATGGCTCAGAATTACGCATCTTGCTTGATCTTGACGAGAAAGAATTCGCCGACGGCACGCCTCCACGCATTGTCGCGGGCATCATGAAAGTGCGTCGCGGTGAAGTCCAGATTACTCCTGGGTACGATGGAGAATATGGCAAGATTGCGCTGTTTTAGCGTCAGCGTTCAGCTTTGCCGCCTGGTCGCACGCTGACATGCGCCGCGGAGAGAAAATCCACGACTTGCGCCTCTGTGAGTTGCCCTCGACGTTGATACCGTTTGATAATTGCCGTAACCGCTCCAGGGTCACGGTATTGCTCGTTTCCTCGTCGTAGTCGCTTCGCCAACAGTCGATAAGCCTGGACACACTCAACCCCAAGCATCAGTACGGCTTGGGTGCGCATATTCTGGATGGGAAAACAGCGATAAATGGCGGGGCGTTGGCACAGACCACAGGTAGCAGTTGGA
Protein-coding sequences here:
- a CDS encoding DNA helicase UvrD, whose protein sequence is MQIVADLHIHSRFSAACSQEMEVSRLAWWAKRKGITLLGTGDFTHPIYLASLRQQLEPAEEGLFRLREGERDVRFMLTVEITNIFRHEGRGRKTHTLIFAPSFAVVDRLNTRLATHGNLALDGRPTLKCTARELLVIAKEVDPACEVIPAHVWTPWFSVLGVSSGFQSLEECYGADVRHIRAVETGLSSDPAMNWRVSFLDHVALISNSDAHSPRKLAREANILNCALRYTDVCEALTSRDPQQFLHTLEFFPQEGKYHLDGHRPCQVCLAPHETRAASGRCPRCGKKITVGVLHRIEALADRDVGYAPALPIPSRYLLPLEEIIAAAVGQRTNTKKVNVEYDRLLDRYGSELRILLDLDEKEFADGTPPRIVAGIMKVRRGEVQITPGYDGEYGKIALF